In Vicinamibacteria bacterium, the genomic window TACCTGGCCGGCGGTGATGAGCAAAGTTGGCGTAACGACCATTACCGGGACTCCTCGGCGTCCGGGGTTGGCCGGTACCCCGTCCACCCCCTGGAGCATCGGGTGGTTCCGGATGGCCTCCTGTTCTTCCTCGGGGGCGTCGCCATGGGGAATGGTCCAGAGAATCTCACCGGTGTTCATATCGTAGGCGGTGATGCGGCCAACGGGCCCTTTCCAGATGGAAAGCCCGTCGATGCTGGCCCGGTCTGGCCGATTCGGTCCGCCGCGGCGTCGGTCGAAACCGGGTCCCGCTGCCCGAGACCACTCGGATGGTGTCGTGCCCGTCTGCTTCTCTTCATTGAGCGGTGACTCCGCGCCGGGCATGAGCTCGTAGGTCGAGCAGCCGCTGCTCGACGAGACGTACCGGACACCGGCGGTCGGATCGGCAACCGCTGGGCTGTAGATGTTGGCACCGCCTCCGCCGCCGGGGCAGGCCATGCCGGCGCCCGGCCAGTTCGCCTCCGGACTATCGGCCACGACGGGCGGATTGAACAACGGGACGAAGAGGTTGTTCTCCCGGGCGTACTGAAGCACCTTCTCCTTGATCTCGGGCGTGTAGTCGATCAGATCTTGCTCGGTCCGTCCCTGCAGGTCGAATGGGGGCGGCTTCGTCGGGAAGGGTTGCGTGGGCGATAGCTTCTCGCCCGGGACGGTCGACGAGGGAACGGGACGCTCCTCCATCGGCCAGATCGGCTCGCCGGTCTCGCGATTGAGCGCGTACACGAACGCCTGCTTGGTGGCCTGGAAGATCCCTTTGATGGTCTTGCCCCCGACGTTGACGTCCATCAACACCGGAGCCGTCGGCGTGTCGTAGTTCCAGATGTCGTGATGCACCATCTGGAAGTGCCACTTTCGCTCGCCGGTTCGGACGTCGAGCGCGATCAAGCTCGTGCCGAACAGGTTGTCACCCGGATGGAAACCGCCGTAGTAGTCGATCGTCGGCCCGTTGGTCGGAATGTAGACGAGACCGAGCTCCGGGTCCGCCGACATGGGCGCCCAGGACGAGACGTCCCCGGTCCATTTCCAAGCGTCGTTTTCCCAGGTTTCGTGCCCGACCTCTCCGGGACGCGGAATGACATGGAACTTCCATTTGAACTCTCCGGTGCGGGCGTCATAGGCGAGGATGTCCCCGGGGACCATCTCTTTTCGCGTCTGCTCGTATCCCTGCTCGGCGGAGTTCCCCACGACGACGACGTCGTTGACCACGATCGGCGGCGAGGAGCTCGTGATGTAGCCGAGCTCGAGAGGAATCCCCTGATAGGCGTCGTAGGGCTTCTTCCACTCCTGCCACCGACTCCAGTCCTGGATCAGATCCCAGACCAGATCAACGGTACCCGATTTCGGGAAGCCGGGGATGTCTACGGGCTTGCCCCAATTCTCGAGTGGCCGTCCCGTCTCGGCGTCCAGCGCGTGGAGAAAAAAGGCCGGCGTCGTGATGTACACCACCCCGCGCCCGTCGAGCTCGGCGTAGGCGACGCCCTTCCCGTAGCCCTTCCGCATCGAGTACTCGTGGCGGAACGTATTGGGCTCGGTGAAGCTCCACAAAAGCTCACCCGAAGCGGGGTCGAGGGCGATGACGTGCCGGCGCTCGCCGGTCACGGTAATGAGCTTGCCACCCACGTAGCTGGGAGTCGCCCTCGGCGTGCTGGGCCCAAAGCTCCCGGCATCGAATCGCCACGCCACCTTCAGATCTCCGAAGTTGGACGCGTTGATTTGATCCGCCGGCGTGTATCGCGTGTGCCATGCATCTCCACCCAGGTAGGTCCACTGACCATCTTGGACACCCGGCCCTTGGGCTTCGGCCGAGATGGCCAGAAAAAGCAGCCCACCGAGGGTTAGCGTGAGAGGACGCAAGCTTGGCAGGCGCGAATACTGCCCGCGCTCGTGGTTACTCATTTTCCTCTTTCCTCCACTGACGAGTTGGACCGGTCGATGTGCCACCCCGCGGACGCAGAGCGGCGCCGCCGTGCCCGGCATACTATATCGCTAAAAACCTCTTCTGTATCGTATTTGTAACAACTCCTCTCCAGCCGACTTGATTCTGCCCGCCTACATCTGTAACGATCCGGGTGGCGGTTCTTTGGGAGACGTGTATTTTCGGGAAGGGTCGCGCATGAAGAGGCTCGCTGCCGGCGCCGCATTCGTTGGTGTCTTCCTCGGCGCAACGACGACCATTGCCGGAGTGACCGGACGGGGCTCGCCGACACCGCCGCCTGCGGAGCTCAACCGGGTCATCGAGCAGTACTGCGTTGGTTGCCACAACGATTACACCCTGCTCGGAAATCTTTCGCTCGAGGCCTTCGACGTCGCAGCCGCCCATGAACGGGCGGAGACGGCGGAGAAGATGATCGTGAAGCTGAGGGCGGGCATGATGCCGCCGCCCGATGCCGACCGTCCGGGTGCCGACGTGCTTCTCGGGCTCGTCGAGACCCTGGAGACGGTGGTAGACCGGGCGTGGGCCTCTCGTCCAGACCCGGGCACGCGCCGGTTCCAAAGGCTCAACCGAGCGGAATACGAGCGAGTGGTCGAAGATCTTCTCGCACTTCAGATCGATGCGGGTCGCTGGCTTCCCGCAGACACCTACCTCGGCAACTTCGACAACATGTCGGCCGCCCAGCGCCTTTCGACGACGCTTCTCGAAGCCTATCTGAGAGCCGCGAGCGAGGTCAGCCGCCTCGCCGTCGGCAATCCCAGCGCGCGATCCCAAACCGCCAAGTACACGAATCCGATCGAGATCTCCCAGCACGCGTGGGACCACGTCGAGGGAGCTCCCTACGGAACGCGCGGCGGCATCGTCGTGACTCACGATTTCCCCGCGGATGGCGAGTACGTCATCGCCATCGAGACGCTATTCGGTGATGGCACGGGGTTCGAGGACGTCGACATCTCGATCGACAACGAAGGGGTGGCGCTGCTCGCTCTCGAGCACGGCGGTGCCAAGACCGTTCCCATCCGGACGGAGCCCGTTTTCGTGCGCGCGGGACAGCGACGAGTCGCAGCTGCCTTCGTCCGAAAAATCGAAGGTCCCTACGAAGATCGTCTGAGCCCGCACGAATGGTCGTTCGTCGGCGGCGAGGACTCGCAGGACTGGGCGAACTACGGCATCACGGCATTGCCGCATTTGAGCGAGCTCTTGATCACGGGTCCGATCCGCCCCTTGGGCCTCTCGGAGACGAGAAGCCGGAAGAAGGTCTTTTTCTGTCATCCCCAATCCCCCGGCGAGGAGCGGCCCTGCGCGGAGAGGATCGTCTCCCGGCTCGCCCGCGAGGCCTATCGCCGTCCCGTCACCGAGGAGGATCTGGCCGGCCCCATGTCCTTCTACGATCGGGCCTCCGCGGAGGAGGGTTTCGAACTGGGCGTCCGCACCGCGCTCCAGTCGATCCTTGCGAGTCCCCATTTCATCTTCCGCCTCGAGGAACAGCCTGAAGACGTTCGCGCCGGGGCAAGTTATCCACTGAGCGAGGCCGATCTCGC contains:
- a CDS encoding PQQ-binding-like beta-propeller repeat protein codes for the protein MSNHERGQYSRLPSLRPLTLTLGGLLFLAISAEAQGPGVQDGQWTYLGGDAWHTRYTPADQINASNFGDLKVAWRFDAGSFGPSTPRATPSYVGGKLITVTGERRHVIALDPASGELLWSFTEPNTFRHEYSMRKGYGKGVAYAELDGRGVVYITTPAFFLHALDAETGRPLENWGKPVDIPGFPKSGTVDLVWDLIQDWSRWQEWKKPYDAYQGIPLELGYITSSSPPIVVNDVVVVGNSAEQGYEQTRKEMVPGDILAYDARTGEFKWKFHVIPRPGEVGHETWENDAWKWTGDVSSWAPMSADPELGLVYIPTNGPTIDYYGGFHPGDNLFGTSLIALDVRTGERKWHFQMVHHDIWNYDTPTAPVLMDVNVGGKTIKGIFQATKQAFVYALNRETGEPIWPMEERPVPSSTVPGEKLSPTQPFPTKPPPFDLQGRTEQDLIDYTPEIKEKVLQYARENNLFVPLFNPPVVADSPEANWPGAGMACPGGGGGANIYSPAVADPTAGVRYVSSSSGCSTYELMPGAESPLNEEKQTGTTPSEWSRAAGPGFDRRRGGPNRPDRASIDGLSIWKGPVGRITAYDMNTGEILWTIPHGDAPEEEQEAIRNHPMLQGVDGVPANPGRRGVPVMVVTPTLLITAGQV
- a CDS encoding DUF1592 domain-containing protein, with the translated sequence MKRLAAGAAFVGVFLGATTTIAGVTGRGSPTPPPAELNRVIEQYCVGCHNDYTLLGNLSLEAFDVAAAHERAETAEKMIVKLRAGMMPPPDADRPGADVLLGLVETLETVVDRAWASRPDPGTRRFQRLNRAEYERVVEDLLALQIDAGRWLPADTYLGNFDNMSAAQRLSTTLLEAYLRAASEVSRLAVGNPSARSQTAKYTNPIEISQHAWDHVEGAPYGTRGGIVVTHDFPADGEYVIAIETLFGDGTGFEDVDISIDNEGVALLALEHGGAKTVPIRTEPVFVRAGQRRVAAAFVRKIEGPYEDRLSPHEWSFVGGEDSQDWANYGITALPHLSELLITGPIRPLGLSETRSRKKVFFCHPQSPGEERPCAERIVSRLAREAYRRPVTEEDLAGPMSFYDRASAEEGFELGVRTALQSILASPHFIFRLEEQPEDVRAGASYPLSEADLAARLSFFLWGTNPDDTLLELASENRLSNPLVLEEQIHRMLEDPRSEALATRFASQWLRLQDTEDNQPEPYLYPDFTGQLRHDLVRETELLFDYLLREDRSLLDLFTADYTFLNERVARHYGIPGVAGDWFRRVTYPDDTRRGLLGHGSVLLLTSMSARTSPVLRGKWVMEVLMGTPPPPPPPNIPAFEDTVSVSGGRRLTTRERLEQHTANPTCHACHRFMDPIGLALDNYDVTGRVRTRENGVPLDTRGTYYDGTEVSTPRELVDVLLARPIPLVRNFTANLLAYAMGRRVEYYDQPEIRAIVAEAETNGYRMSSFILGVAKSGPFQMARAVPLKEDSTIGQEN